The stretch of DNA GTGCAACAGACAACAAATCCCTTCTTTATTACCTCATTTCTCTTTCTGGGCCGACTTATATATCAGGAAAATGCTTGGTTCTCACCTGAGAATTTCCCATCAGTTCTCTTCTTAGAGGGATGCATGAGAAACCAAAtactaatttcatcaaaataaatatttccaTTCATATCAAAGACACCATAAGAGTAATATTGAGGCTCAGATCTATTGATAAGACAAGAAAATGGAGGCATCGCCATGGCTGCAAACACCAGTTGCATGACACAAAATCACTAGTCATCCGGCATGCCTCGCCAAGATGCGGTCTCTCTATTTTATTGCCCTATTGAGTTGCTCAaaaagagaagggaaaaaaatatcATCATAGCCTCATATTctctatctatatatctatctatcaaCAACATTCACTGATAAAGCAAAGTGCTTTTGGTGTAAATGCAGACTTACAAGTTCTCTTAGTTAAAATCTCTCTGATATCAACTGTTGGTCTAGTAGCTACAGAAAATCATTGGCACACAGAGAAGGACAATCACCCTTGGAAGAAAATCCCTTCTCTTTATTAACCTCATTTCTCTTTCTGGGCCGACTTCTTTTAGGAGTTCTTGGCTCTCACCTGgaaattttacaaattttctCTCCTCATAGGAATACAATGGTAACCAAGTGCTGATTTCatcttgaaaaatgttttccatcaACCAAAGACACCCTAAGAGTACAATTGAGGCTCAGATCTGTCGATAAGACAAGAGAATGAAGGCAACGCCATGGCTGCAAACACCGGTTGCATGATATAAAATCACTAGTCATCCGGATTGCCTCGCCAAGATACAGTCCCTCTATTTTCTTGCCCTATTGAGTTGCtcaaaaaaagaagggaaaaaaatatcATCATAGCCTCATATTctctatctatatatctatctatcaaCAACATTCACTGAAAAAGCAAAGTGCTTTTAGCGTAAATGCAGACTTACAAGAACTCTTAGGTTAAATTCTCTGATATCATATGCTTGTATCTAAGAAACAGATAAAGCACCCATCTTTTTGTGATACAGTTGAACTTCCTTATAACTCATCaattccacaagtggggtctgagcAGGGTGGGGCGTACCGCGTACACAAACCACCCCTACCTTTGTAAGgttagagaggttgtttctaatAGAAACTCAGCTCAATAAAAGAGAAGACAACCACGCCATGGCTGCAAAATCACCAGTTGCATGCAAAAGAGAGAGCCTTAGTTGCATGCCATCCCGGGATTTGCCAAGCCAAGATACGGGTAAGACTAACATTAGTAACCAAACACTGatgaaattcatcataaaaaaggAACATTTTACTTCATACCAAACGGCAAACACACCTTTTTAGagtaacaatacaatacaacagaTAACAACTATCCAAACAAGCtaaaagagtaaaaattgaAGCTTAGATAGTTGATATAACACAAGAGAATGAAAACGTCGCCATGGCTGCAAACCTCGGGTTGCATTCCGGGTCGCCCCGCCAAGATACGGGTTTCTAAATTCTCTTGCCAAGTATCAATTGAAGCCTCAAAAATCACCCAAATTCAGTTCGCTCAAATACGAAAACATACCGATGATGCacaaaaaaggaaatgaatTCGAGCAAGTAAACGAAGAACCAAAAGCACTGACCAGGCAAAAGATGAAGGAGATATACATACATGCATAAAAGAGACAACCAGGTCTAGAACTtggaagaaacaaaaatattaattccaTGTCCCGTATCAACATTGGAAAGTTCCACATTGAGTAAAGTGTTTCCGCGATTTCGTATccaagaacattcaaacttgAGATTTCTTGATtataagaatgaaaaaatacTTATCACTATGGATGAGCATGGTATATACCGAATTATCATACTATATCGAAATTTCTAATACCGTAATTTTGATATTATGGTATTTGGTATGGTATATagtatacattttaatttttttagtattcGATATGATATTTGGTATTTAGAAATAACATATCGAAATATCAAATATCATATCAAAGTATATAGTTACATAAATAACatagggataaggcacaagtatcCCCTAGATTATAATCAAAATCTCAGAGACGCACATCAACTTAACAGGGGTTTTATTACCCCTAAACTCATTTTTACGTATTTTGTGCTAACGTGGTACCTTCAACAATCCAGgttggttgtgtttgtacatGGTCGCCTATCACgtgtgtaaattttattttaaaaaaacaaatcagttttcaattttttttaaaaaaataatcttatttttttatcttatatttaaattaagttaatacacatttttaccttgtattgaaatatttttttacttcattcattgtttttctcttttatttttattttattttattttctttgtctttcgttttgatttgatttcaaattatatccaaatatcttgtatttaaaataagttaattttgaacggatatcaaaataagtgaagaaaatcaaataaaacataaaaaattaaaatgttaaaattaaaggatacttttaaattattgtttttttaaaatacacatagttttttaaaaataaattaaaagtgaaatgataataaattaattaaaaatgtttaaagtggggaagaaattcaaataaatacttttaaataaagaaataaaaaaaataaatatataagttttaatatcaataaatatgtgtaTTAACTAATCATAAAGTTGccaataaaaaaatgacatgtgtcaAATTTATGCACTCATCACTGGCCTTCAAaagagtgtgcacactctcgATGCCATGTCAGTGTTTGTggtgtatttattccattttaaatcaGCGCTTGCACACGCAcacacattattattattaaaatactaacaaCTATGCAACCTAGTATTAGTATAAATGTTTAGAAGTTGAAACTTTGATTActctattttgattgaaatgtaTTTGAAATTTAGGGTCCGTTTGGCTATGCGTTGTAAAATTATGCTTTgaaatcatgaaatgaaattgaagttttgtttggacatacGATTTGAACTTTCTATGTTGTATCTTTTCTCATGAACATAAaactcataagttgtaaaactattaaaatcgTCTCAATTCTCtatacaatcttaccaaataagcacgaatttataaaattgcattaGTACACTATCACAAAAGGTAttcttaaaaaatacaatatttattgatCAAGCTTTtttagttcaataaaaaatcaaattaaacataAGTTATgatgtactagtctttaatataatcttcccacatagtacggacaatCTTCTCACGTTGAAATTGCATTTCTCGTTCATATGACTAAGAAGACGGAATCAAAATTGTTattttgagtcatttgttgatcaatttagttggtaaatatatttgataaaaaataataaatttagtgaATGTAAATGGTAAAGTAGAAATTGATTTGAACTTACAATAATTCTATGTTAGTGAGAATATTCATTATATGAgaattttctataattatttgtGGTGAAGTATAAACTTTGGTGAATTCAATACAAGTGTTCGTGAATGAAGTATCTTCcgtaaaattttcaataaatttgcGGCGGAAAAAATAGCGATTTAGGTAGGAGTTAAGTATCTGAAGCAAAATATTCCAATCTCCCATGGCCTATTTGACTATTGACtcaatattgttttattttcaagtTAAAGCTTGACAATCTAGAAGTGCCCAAAAGCAGGTGAGCTATGTTTTCAATAGAAAaaataggtatatatatatatatatataaattacaagttaagcaactaaaaataaaaaaattactttgaatgaaaaataaataaataaagaacaaATAATAAACTAAGTCAATATGTTAGTTGCAAAATACGTTGGGTTAGGTACAACGACCCTATGGAGAATGTCCAACAAATCCATTGAAAGTTAGATGAATGTGTCAAATAGAAGCAATTAATTCAGCAATTTATATACGTTTTTTTTACGTAATTGAGGccattataaaattttattacccatatatatatatatatatatataggtagagttggaaaaaattgtttttgtttttatatccCGGATGGATATATCTAGTGGCCAGTGCATTAGTTACATGATGGAATTTAATAACTTCGATTCAGATGAACCGAAGTgcacaaataattaatttgggATTATTGTTAAGTTAAGTGATATGAGTAGTGTATAAAAATTTTACAAGTTTACTCATTTGAAACAATATCATATAAGCTTGTCTGAAGTATTATATAACCAaattttttagataaaaatgattaagcTTCAGTCATATGCACATGAACTTTAATTTCTGCAAAAGTAATGAATTCAATCGCATAGATTAAACTGAAGTTCGGACAAAGATAGCTAAATTTTGGCCATATATGCATGAATTTCGGATAAAAGTactcattgcattcagttatatatgattgaaactcaaataaaaataaaaaaactttaatcacatgtgtttaaaattttaatgactTAACTTTAACCGTATAAAACGCTTCAAATATCACATGTGGGTGATTGTTTCAAAATGGATACACGTGcaaaattttaaacaaattgGGTACAATATATGATTGATGGTGTCTAATTAGAATACTccataaaaatattacaattgaGACgtcatatatattaaaaattcaaCTAAATTAGTATAAAAAGTAGATTTTTAACTAacttgaattaaataaattataataaagtatcaaagttaaatttataaaatccaAAGTTTTATATGTGCCTCTATTTATTtctacaataatatatattaggtGTGTAATTGTCAGTTTCAAATTAGACATAATTATATGTTCATGAGAAAAAGAATAAtcgagaaaaaaaggaaaagatatacacatattttattgaattcaatttttatttttattttgttaatgaaTTCAAACTTCAAACACACCACATGCCATGAATTATTGAGTTTAAAACcataataattgacaatttaTAAAAACTTTGTGATTTTTAGAAACTTATAAAATTACACAATATGGCCTTGATTTATACTACAAGACAAACATTATCACTCAAAATATGGTGGGATGAATGAGATTAAAAAACTCAATTTCGAACTatgagaataaaaataataatactattaaTAGATACAAGATACTTATCCTTAATTAGTCGTATATAGTCTGAATATAAATTAACCAAGTCAGTAAATTttagtgataattattttttttataaaaaattcgAACTGATTAATTAAGATATTATCATTCACAAGGTGCAAAACATGAAACTATAAACATGTCTACAAAAAACACATAAGAATAACCCCAAATATGACCTTAGTTTACAAAACAACATAAGCATAACCCCAAATATAACCTTagtttatgttattaattagaattttcaaATCCGAATCAATagaataaaagatatttctaatatGATGTACTTTTCCTTTATAAGtcgctacacaaattaaattaatatgatcGATAAATTCTGAATAATATATCATAGAGCTGAAAAAAGCCCACACCCAAAATACGTGAGATAGACAACCTAATTtacgtcaatttttttttttaaaactttagcAGATAAATGTAAAATATATGTCTTATATTATATTCTTATGTTTTGAACATATTTATTAAAGATATACATATCACATATTTGGTCCCTAAATTGTGAAAAGTATACGCttgaaacacaattttttttttttttgaaaagtataCACTTAAAACGCTTGGTCAACACtaattattactcaaaaatgtttttaaaatttatcggccaaacacaaataatttcttagtaaaagtatttttttaaaagactttttaaaataagCTCATTTTAAAAGCTTGaccaaacaaaatataaaagtcTCGAATTCAAATACTAATATGAAGTCATCTTTGATAAGAAACTTCTACCTCTTACAATGAGATATTTTGGTAGgaatcttaattaattagttgagCTCCAAAATAAGTACCGACATcgtaaaaacaaaaagaagaaccaaagtatatattttaataaaaatattttattcaaataaataacttaaactatttatagaggaaaaaaacacaagaaaaaataaaggttACAAAAGGTATTGAGTGTAGGAAGTTACCAGCTCGTCGGCAAAGCTAATCATCTTCGTATGAATCAATCAACTTGACTTTATCGTCTCTTCAAAGCCAcctaaactcatttttcttctctACCCATTGTGTACAATCGGAATTTAAACTTTCCGGCATCAATTTCCAGCATTCTTATTTTCCGGCGAGATGGCCGGAGGAGTTCATTCACAACCGGAGATCCAAATCCAGGTCCATTCAAGGAAAGGGGGTAACTCAGTATACCCAGTAGAGCCAGCTACGACAACAACAGCATCATCAGGAGGACCTGCTTTTTATAGAGAAATTAAGCATTTCAAGAAATGGTTTCCATGGTTGATACCATCTTTTGTTATAGTCAATGTAGTGACATTTTTGGTGACCATGTATGTGAATAACTGCCCCCACAACTCTGTTTCTTGTTATGCTGGATTCTTGGGTAGATTTTCATTTCAGCCCTTCAGTGAAAATCCTCTTCTTGGGCCTTCTTCTACCACGTATGTAtctctttcttatctttttttttttccttctataaTTTGATTGAAGTATTTGTTTGTGAAATTTGTAAGCTTTTTGGTGTACTCATGATCCTCTCTTTAAGAGGAAATCAATTGGGAGTTCCGAAGGgtaagggtgtggcctagtgatCAATGAAGTGAATTGAGCATCTTGAGCTCTTATTCAAATCCCAGCCAGCAAAGATAAAATAccaggtgatttcttcccatccGTCTTAGcgttggtggacagagttacctgTTGCTTGTTGCTGGTGGGTGGTGGTGGAGTATCCCTCGGAATTAGTCGAGATGCGCGCAAGCTGGCCCGGACATCAGGACACCaagtttatcaaaaaaataaaataaaaggatggGTGAGTGGTTGAGCTGTAGGAGAAAAACATTTATATTCCAGGTAGTAGTTGGTGGGCAGGTTTACCAGCACCTATACTTGTGGGCTGTAGCAGGTTGCCTGGTCAATTAGTGGAGGGACAGCACTGCAGCCTAAGGGATGGATAGGACGGGGAACTTGTGGAAGTGTCAATTTTATGACAAGTTGAAGGTTTGTTTACTTATGTATGTGGTAGAGTTCATGTTGTTTGAACAAGCTTGAATAAGATGAAATAATACTCAATTTGATTATAGATGTGCCCTTTTTGATCAAGTTCTCAAGAGCCTGGGCTCTATGATAGACTTTATTTAGATGAGCTTATGTAGAAAGAGAACTGGATCAATACTCTCATCTGAGGTTTGACTACCAAATCCTGTCTTGGATAGTTGTAGAAAAGGATTTAAGTGGTACAGATTGAGTTAGGCACACAGGAGGTGCAGAAAGTAAGCGGGATCAATGAAAGATTTCACATGCTTTTCCGTCTTGCTTCCAGTGCTGTATCTGATAACTCTCCAGGCATTCTTTTGTCCTCTTTTATGAGGATCCAAATCAAGCTACAAGGAGCTTTTTATTGAAGTTTGTGCTTTAATGTACTTAGCTTCACTTTGTACCATAAGTTGCACTTAAGTTTCTAGCTTCATATTGCATCAACAGAGAGTgagaaattgaacaaaaaatgaCGACCCTAATGCAGAAAAAGCAAAAACAAATTAACTGGCTCGGACTCTTAGTTAGACATGCAGCATCTTTTGGGAAATTTCTTCACCTTATATGGAGTTCTTTTTCCTTGTGTGAAGATAATTTTGTGAGCACCAGATCACGATAACCCCTTTGTGGTAAAATTGTACTTTGAGGTAGCTTTTCTAGGGAGAGAACCATCAGTAAGGCTACACTTATTGTAAAGTTTATTGGATGTTGTATATTTAAGGCTGATCTTTTACTTGAATGCTACAACTTGTTGCAGAAGATTAAAACTTTGCATTCACAATCTAATTTTGTTTTGACCGATGAATTTGTTAAAAGGGAGGAAAAGAAGAGAGGTAAGACTGCTTATTGAATCGCTTTGTGTTGAACAACAAATAGGAGGACTCCTTGTATTGACGGTACTAATAGAGTGGAGTGTAAGCAGACCTTACCACTGACTTAATTGCAAAAGGCGCAAATGGAGAATAAATACAAATGTGTTTGcttagtccaagactaataattataagcatTATATggacaaagaaattgaaaaaacaataacaattaaGTGAAATATTAGCTGTTTAGTGTCACCTCTTCAGGAACTGCTCATTGACAAGGAAAAGTATGTCTCAGTGCCCCTTGATGACGACATTGAAGTGCACATTAAGCGACCCGAAACGCTCAACATATTTTGAGCCTCACTTAGGGCTTAAGCGTGCCTTTGACACGCTGTTTCATACCAATTCCTACACTACATGCAAACTCTAAGCAAACTAAAAAGGCTCATGTCAAATGGCAAAGTTATTGTTTTTTGAGAATGCGTGAAGCACCTGAGTTATTGTCAGTGTGTTAATATCAATTAAACCACAACCCAACCTGATTGTATTGACTATATAGATATTTTGCTTCTGGTGTGTTTATGATTTGCTAAAACGGCACAGATTCAAGAGATTATAGATCTTTTGAAAGAACTTCTATTCATGTGATTAGAGGTCTAACTTATCCTACTTTAGTACATTAACATCCttataaaaaattcttttagtACTTTCAATATTCGTCATACCATCTATGAGCCGGTACATTTGACCAGTCATGCACTTCAATATTGATGATCAAATTTCTGTAACTTGTTGATCTCTTGCATTGAGGTTGATGAATGAATTTGTggcattcattttttttcttgattttctatgTTAGTGAATTGATTCTTCTTGCTTAAACTAAGCTACACTGGAATAGATAAACATCAAACATGTATAAAGCTgtttatcttttcctttttgtttaggcTAGAGAAGATGGGTGCTCTAGATGTGAATAAGGTGGTCCGCGAACATCAAGGGTGGCGCCTTATTACTTGCATGTGGTTGCATGGTGGAGTTTTTCATTTACTGGCCAACATGCTGAGTCTTCTAGTGATTGGCATTCGGCTGGAGCGAGAGTTTGGATTTGGTATGTTGTAAATAACAGAGCTTTTACCTGCATTTACATTTCGTTTTTTCTCTACGTTTTGTGCTATCAAAGATCTAAAAAACTTTTATCTTATAGCAGATTCACATTAGATGTTATGTTGCATTTCCAAAAGTACTTGAGATTTTAGAAGCTAAGACTTATCTGCTACAACTTTCATTCATTTGTTAGTCACAAGATTTATAAGCTCATTCTTCCCTTTGCTGATATTAGAAATGCCTGATAATGTTGCATCTCACATTTTTGCTCATAAAGCTAAGAAAATTTCATATAACGGAGGCCAAAATGAGCCCACATACAAGAAAtatatcccaaaaaaaaaaaaaagaaaaccttGTACAATATGGTTTTCTGCTAAAGACAATCTTCTATACATATAAGAACCTAGGAACCTCATGGATGCACCTAAAAATATATGGGTTAAGAGGTTATTCCTCAAGTGTACAAAATCTTTCTCTACTATATGAAAAGCTCTTCCTCTTCTCTGCCTCTGTATGATCGACATAAGTGCTAAAGTAGCAACATCTCATGCCTTGGGTGTACTCTGCCGTTTTTCTAAGAATCCAACTAAACATTGCTTCTTTAATAGTACATTACATCACCAATTGaagtccaaaccatctcagtatTTACCGCTACAAGCGAGGTGCTATCCAACAATGTAAAAGGAGATGATTCATGCCTTCTCCTGAGCTTTTACACAATAAGCATCAACATAAGTaatcattcttttctttaatcTCAACCGTCAAGATCACCCCTTGCGGCTAGCCATGAAGTTAAGttacttttctcttctttaattcTCAATTGTCAAGATCACCCCCTTGAAGCTTGCCTAGTGGAAAAACACATTTTTCTTGGCTCAGGAGCTTCATAATATGACTTAACTAGAAGATACCATTATTCTCCATCCCATCTCCGTTCATCATGGCTAACCTGTGAAATACTTTGTTTGTGAAGCAATTCAGTTGTCCTCAAAAACTTACCCGGTTTCCATCATCCATCCTGAATGATACATTCCCATTGAATTCTTCATACTCCTTCAAGATATTCTAACATAGTCCACACTCATAATGAAGTGTGATATCTTTAGTCCTCCAACCCCCCTTCCGAGATCCCATATTTTTGTGGTTACCCCATCCAAAAAGCATTCTCCTCTATCCCGAACTCCATAGCCACTTCCCAAATAGCATCTTATACTCTTATTAATTACCTTCAAATCATTAATCCCAAAGTCCACTTGAACACTTCGGTTTCGTGACTGTTTGTCTCCCAATTTACCAAGTGGAACTTCCTATCCGCACTTGAAGCATCCCATAGGAAATTCCCTTTAAGTTTTTCGACTTTCTTGTGCTACCGAGTACTAACTTGAGCATGGAACAAGGACATGAAAAATGTCGGAATACTCAATAGAGTACCCTTAGTTGACATTTTCTTTCCCCTTGGATAAGTATCTCTTTTGCCAACATGTGAGCTCCTTTATACCCTCTCTATCACGGGCATACAAGCTGGTTGGTCCTTACTGGTGCTCCTAGTGGTATACCAAGTAGGTAGAAGGAAGAGCCCTGCCTTGCAATTAAACACTTGTGCTAAGAAGTAAGACCTCAATCTTCTCCACCTTGCTAACTGGGATGATTTCTCCTTTTATAACCACTCTGAACAATGTCAACACTTGTCACAAGTAAGCCAACTGAGCTCTGTTAGCATTACAAAATACTAAAGTGTCATATACAAACAATAGGTGAGACATGCTTACAGTATTATGTCCATCAAGCGCTGTGAAAAAACCCTTATGTAACCTCCTACAGCAGCTCTATCCACCACCTTGCTCAGCTCTTCCATCATTAGTATGAGCAACATAGAGGATAGAGGGCCGGCCTTGTCTCACTCGTCTCGAACCACTGAAGGAACTAAACAGTTTGCCGAGCACTAGGACCAAACACCTAGTTGTTGAAATGTAACATTTGATCCACTTCCTCCATCTTGCACCAAAGTCTCTTCAACCTAATGAAATCAAGAAACACTCCCAGTTTACAAGATTGTAGGTCTTCTCAAGATCCAATTTGCacaaaatccttgatttccttTACTTTCTTCTTTGAAACAACCACTTCATTTGCCACCTATACTGCATCTAAGAATTTGTCCGCCTTCCCCAAATACACTCTGCAAAATCGATACCGTTTTATCTAAGACCTTCTTTAGTTTATTGGGTAACACTTTAGACATAATCTTCCTTGTCAAAAAAACACTTCAGACATAATCTTATAGATTCCTCACACTAGGTTAATAGGTTATAATCCTTGATACCCTTGGCGCCCTCTCTTTTTGGAACAACGAAAGAGGTGTTGGGACTCTTTTTCGAATTCTTCAATATTCTGAAAAGCCTCAATGTACCATCTCCTCGTCTTTGACTATATTCCAAGACAGCTGGAAAAATGCTGAAGTGAATCATCTGGCCCTGAAGCTTTACTCTCCTGCACAGCACTTGACCGCTCCCTGTGCCTTGTCTTCCCCAATAGATTGcaaaaaaggtaaaagaaaGCAAGTGATATGAATTCTCCTGCAATTTTGTTTGGTGCAGCAGATTTATTGGACCTCAACTTTCTAGTTTTCATTGAAAACAAGTTTCTGCAACAGTTTCAGGTATTCAAGGCTAAACAAATACATCACTTTTCTTTTCTATAATAAAATATCCTTCACTTAAACAGGCACATTTTCGGAAAATCCTTTTGCGTccttttttttgaaatggtaaTATGTTATTGATAAAGATGAAATGGTaacatttttgtattaaaatcaaCAGGGCCTGTGGAGGCCAAAATTACATGAGAAGTAAACTAAATATAAGTTATACAAAAAGGCTAATTAAACAAAAACTATAGTGACTCTGTGTGACTGTGTCAGTTATATACTCTTGTTTCCTCTGAAAATGCAAAAGCAGAATACAAATTAAACTTTATCTTCTGGAGAGGGTTACTTTTGTTCTCAAAACATCTTGAATTCCTCTCCTTCCAGATAGTCCTCCATATGCAGCCTAGGAGTCATACTCCAACTAGCTTTTTAAGCTTTTGTTCCTCCCTTTCTACTCCAACTAGCTAGCATATCTAGTGTATTCATTTTCATTGTCCAGCTCAAACCAATCATAGCTGGAAATATGTCCCACAATTGAGAAGTCACCTTACAGTGCAGAAAAAGATGACTATTTGTTTCTGCATTTCCTCCATGCAGATGGCAAATAGAGCAAAGGAACATTCCTCTGCAGTCTGCCTTGTGTCACACAGGCCCTCTTAACTGCTAACCAAACATAACATGCCACTTTGTATGGTATCTTGGTCATCCATAAGTGCTTCCAGAACCACTACACATTAAGGTTGTTGTTCTTCCTCATATGATATGCTGTCTTGACTGAAAAGATACGTGAACTGTCTCTCAACCACCATAATCTATCTTGTTCTAGTGAGACTCTTTTGAAGAGATTGAGAATGTTGAGGAATTCTTTGAATATTTCCATCTCCTAGTCATTTGGAAGCCTTCTGAAACTGAGGTCCCAGCCTTGGTTACTCCAAACTTCACTGATATTAGCTCTTTGTTGTTGATTCAGTATGAAAACAACTGGAAATAGAAGTATGAGTGGACCAGAAGTGAATTTGATTGTAACTGCTGTGAAGAGCTAGATCCACCTCTGGGTTCTCAACTTAATCTTTCTTGTGTTGGTGTATGTGATCTCTGACCTGTTATTCAGAAGTAGCTGAGACTACTGTTtgcttatttttctttgttttgtctTGTAGTACGCATTGGCGTGCTCTATATCATCGCCGGACTTGGTGGCAGTTTGTTCTCAGCTCTATTTATTAAGTCAAATATATCTGTTGGTGCTTCTGGTGCACTTTTTGGGTTGCTGGGAAGCATGCTTTCAGAGCTCATAATCAATTGGACCATATATGCCAATAAGGTATCTATCAAACAGTTCTCATCACAGTTCACACCTTCCATTAATGATGGGTTTGTTGCTCACTTGATTGAGAAATCATCTTATTAGCCCTTTGACTTCTTGTTTCCCCTTTTCTGCAGATTGCAGTTTTAGTGACCCTTGTGGTCATCATTATTATAAATCTGGCAGTTGGACTTCTCCCGCACGTTGACAACTTCGCTCATATTGGAGGATTTGTGTCTGGTTTTCTTCTTGGTTTCGTATTTCTGATCCGGCCCCAGTTTGGCTGGGTGAGCCAGAGATATGCAT from Solanum stenotomum isolate F172 unplaced genomic scaffold, ASM1918654v1 scaffold17538, whole genome shotgun sequence encodes:
- the LOC125850504 gene encoding RHOMBOID-like protein 1; this translates as MAGGVHSQPEIQIQVHSRKGGNSVYPVEPATTTTASSGGPAFYREIKHFKKWFPWLIPSFVIVNVVTFLVTMYVNNCPHNSVSCYAGFLGRFSFQPFSENPLLGPSSTTLEKMGALDVNKVVREHQGWRLITCMWLHGGVFHLLANMLSLLVIGIRLEREFGFVRIGVLYIIAGLGGSLFSALFIKSNISVGASGALFGLLGSMLSELIINWTIYANKIAVLVTLVVIIIINLAVGLLPHVDNFAHIGGFVSGFLLGFVFLIRPQFGWVSQRYASRAYSTSAKPKFKMYQMVLWVVSLILLIIGFTGGLVMLFRGVDLNDHCSWCHYMSCLPTSRWSCNTEPVSCMSEQTSNQLTLTCSNSNKTRTYSLSNPSTSKIQGLCTQLCR